The following proteins come from a genomic window of Streptomyces sp. GS7:
- a CDS encoding aldo/keto reductase — protein sequence MEYTQLGRTGLKVSRLVLGTMNFGPQTDEAESHGIMDAALDAGVNFFDTANVYGWGENKGRTEEIIGSWFAKGGGRRDRTVLATKVYGNMGPDGGPAWPNHDKLSALNIRRAVDASLRRLGTDHIDLYQFHHVDRNTPWDEIWQAVDVLVQQGKILYAGSSNHAGWHLARANETAARRGSYGLVSEQCLYNLAERRAEMEVIPAAEGYGLGVIPWSPLHGGLLGGALRKEREGGGARSTGGRAADALTDPATRAQIQAYEDLLDKHGLEPGEVALAWLLTRPGVTGPIVGPRTADQLASALRALELALSKELLASLDEIFPGPGPSPEAFAW from the coding sequence ATGGAGTACACGCAGCTCGGACGCACCGGACTCAAGGTCAGCCGACTCGTCCTCGGGACGATGAACTTCGGCCCGCAGACCGACGAGGCCGAGAGTCACGGCATCATGGACGCCGCCCTGGACGCGGGCGTCAACTTCTTCGACACCGCCAACGTCTACGGATGGGGCGAGAACAAGGGCCGCACGGAGGAGATCATCGGCTCGTGGTTCGCCAAGGGCGGCGGACGGCGGGACCGGACCGTGCTGGCCACGAAGGTGTACGGCAACATGGGCCCGGACGGCGGGCCGGCCTGGCCCAACCACGACAAGCTCTCGGCGCTCAACATCCGGCGGGCGGTGGACGCCAGCCTCCGGCGTCTGGGCACCGACCACATCGACCTCTACCAGTTCCACCACGTCGACCGGAACACGCCCTGGGACGAGATCTGGCAGGCCGTCGACGTCCTCGTCCAGCAGGGGAAGATCCTCTACGCGGGCTCGTCCAACCACGCGGGCTGGCACCTCGCCCGCGCCAACGAGACGGCCGCCCGCCGGGGTTCGTACGGCCTGGTCAGCGAGCAGTGCCTCTACAACCTCGCGGAGCGGCGGGCCGAGATGGAGGTCATCCCGGCGGCCGAGGGCTACGGCCTGGGGGTGATCCCGTGGTCGCCGCTGCACGGCGGGCTGCTGGGCGGGGCGCTGCGCAAGGAGCGCGAGGGCGGCGGCGCCCGGTCGACCGGCGGCCGGGCCGCCGACGCGCTCACCGACCCGGCGACCCGGGCGCAGATCCAGGCGTACGAGGACCTGCTCGACAAGCACGGGCTGGAGCCCGGCGAGGTGGCGCTGGCCTGGCTGCTGACCCGCCCCGGGGTGACCGGGCCGATCGTCGGGCCGCGGACCGCGGACCAGCTCGCCTCCGCCCTGCGGGCCCTGGAGCTGGCCCTGTCCAAGGAGCTGCTGGCCTCCCTGGACGAGATCTTCCCGGGGCCGGGCCCGTCGCCGGAGGCGTTCGCCTGGTGA
- the thpR gene encoding RNA 2',3'-cyclic phosphodiesterase: protein MRLFAAVLPPAPALDQLAAEVAVLKRLPDADRLRWTGRDGWHFTLAFYGEVAEDLLPGLHERLARAAHRHDPYGLRIAGGGRFGDRVVWAGADGDRPAMRHLADSAAAAGRRAGVRMEEHRPYTPHLTLARNRTGGLDLAPYATALADFASSPWTVADVALVRSHPLAPGPGNQPRYEAVASWRLGG from the coding sequence ATGAGACTCTTCGCCGCCGTCCTGCCGCCCGCCCCCGCCCTCGACCAACTGGCCGCGGAAGTGGCCGTGTTGAAGCGGCTGCCGGACGCCGACCGGCTGCGCTGGACCGGACGCGACGGCTGGCACTTCACCCTCGCCTTCTACGGTGAGGTGGCCGAGGACCTGCTCCCCGGCCTCCACGAGCGGCTGGCCCGCGCCGCCCACCGGCACGACCCCTACGGGCTGCGGATCGCCGGCGGCGGCCGGTTCGGCGACCGGGTGGTGTGGGCCGGGGCGGACGGCGACCGCCCCGCGATGCGCCACCTCGCGGACTCGGCCGCGGCGGCCGGCCGCCGGGCGGGCGTACGGATGGAGGAGCACCGCCCGTACACCCCGCACCTCACCCTCGCCCGCAACCGCACCGGCGGGCTGGACCTCGCCCCGTACGCCACCGCCCTCGCCGACTTCGCGAGCAGCCCCTGGACGGTCGCCGACGTCGCCCTGGTCCGCAGCCACCCGCTGGCCCCGGGGCCCGGCAACCAGCCCCGCTACGAGGCGGTGGCGTCCTGGCGGCTGGGCGGCTGA
- a CDS encoding MFS transporter: protein MSTGSGAHSAPAPNSHDDTVTDDATATAPGPTTAPGIAAGPAATPRKGTFSSLRIRNYRLFATGQVVSNTGTWMQRIAQDWLVLSLTGSSGAVGITTALQFLPMLLFGLYGGVLTDRFAKRKLLFCTQSAMGLTGLALAVLTLSGHVQVWHVYLVAFLLGLVTVVDNPARQAFVSEMVGQDELRNAVSLNSANFQSARLIGPAVAGVLITALGSGWAFLFNGLSFIAPITGLLMMRTAELHKVDRVPRSKGQLREGLRYVSGRPELIWPIVLVGFIGTFGFNFPIWLTAFVYKVFHAGAGTYALFNGLMAAGSLIGALLAARRAGSRLRMLVGAALLFGLLEIAAALSPSFWIFAALLAPIGLVGLTINVTANSSVQMATDPAMRGRVMSLFMMVFMGGTPLGAPVVGWVTDAYGPRIGFLAGGVVSMAAAALVGLALARVGGLRLRIDLRRGHRHVAFVPRVGPGETSSEKELAAAA from the coding sequence TTGAGTACGGGATCCGGAGCACACTCCGCCCCCGCACCGAACTCCCACGACGACACGGTCACCGACGACGCGACCGCGACCGCCCCGGGCCCCACCACGGCCCCCGGTATCGCCGCAGGCCCCGCCGCCACACCGCGCAAGGGCACGTTCAGCTCGCTCCGCATACGCAACTACCGCCTCTTCGCCACCGGTCAGGTGGTCTCCAACACCGGCACCTGGATGCAGCGCATCGCCCAGGACTGGCTGGTGCTCAGCCTCACTGGCTCCTCCGGCGCCGTCGGCATCACCACCGCCCTGCAGTTCCTCCCGATGCTGCTCTTCGGCCTCTACGGCGGTGTCCTCACCGACCGCTTCGCCAAGCGCAAGCTGCTGTTCTGCACCCAGTCCGCGATGGGACTGACCGGACTGGCCCTCGCCGTCCTCACGCTCAGCGGCCATGTGCAGGTCTGGCACGTCTACTTGGTGGCCTTCCTCCTCGGGCTGGTCACCGTCGTCGACAACCCGGCCCGGCAGGCGTTCGTCTCCGAGATGGTCGGCCAGGATGAACTGCGCAACGCCGTCAGCCTCAACTCCGCCAACTTCCAGTCCGCCCGGCTCATCGGGCCGGCCGTCGCCGGTGTGCTGATCACCGCCCTCGGCAGCGGCTGGGCCTTCCTCTTCAACGGCCTCTCCTTCATCGCGCCGATCACCGGGCTGCTGATGATGCGCACCGCCGAACTCCACAAGGTCGACCGGGTCCCGCGCAGCAAGGGGCAGTTGCGGGAGGGCCTGCGCTACGTCTCCGGCCGCCCCGAGCTGATCTGGCCGATCGTCCTGGTCGGCTTCATCGGGACCTTCGGCTTCAACTTCCCGATCTGGCTGACCGCGTTCGTCTACAAGGTCTTCCACGCCGGGGCCGGTACGTACGCACTGTTCAACGGTCTGATGGCGGCCGGTTCGCTGATCGGCGCGCTGCTCGCCGCGCGGCGGGCCGGCTCCCGGCTGCGGATGCTGGTCGGCGCGGCGCTGCTCTTCGGCCTGCTGGAGATCGCCGCCGCGCTGTCCCCGTCCTTCTGGATCTTCGCGGCGCTGCTCGCGCCCATCGGGCTGGTCGGCCTGACGATCAACGTGACCGCGAACTCCAGCGTCCAGATGGCCACCGACCCGGCGATGCGCGGCCGGGTGATGAGCCTGTTCATGATGGTCTTCATGGGCGGTACGCCGCTCGGCGCGCCGGTGGTCGGCTGGGTCACCGACGCGTACGGCCCCCGGATCGGCTTCCTCGCCGGCGGCGTGGTCTCGATGGCCGCCGCGGCGCTGGTCGGCCTGGCCCTCGCCAGGGTGGGCGGACTGCGGCTGCGGATAGACCTGCGGCGCGGTCACCGGCACGTGGCGTTCGTCCCGCGGGTCGGCCCGGGGGAGACGTCCTCGGAGAAGGAGCTGGCCGCCGCGGCCTGA
- a CDS encoding MarR family winged helix-turn-helix transcriptional regulator, whose product MPELSIGDDADAVNALRSAVMRLSRRLKHQRVDESLSPTEMSVLGTLARCGRATPGELARKEHVQPPSMTRIVAMLEAKGLVRLEAHPDDRRQKVVTQTEQAEAMLEESRRKRNAWLADLASGLDADEWAKVRAAAPVLEKLAQL is encoded by the coding sequence ATGCCGGAACTGTCCATCGGCGACGACGCTGACGCCGTGAACGCACTGCGGTCCGCCGTCATGCGCCTGTCCCGCCGCCTCAAGCACCAGCGGGTCGACGAGTCGCTGAGCCCCACCGAGATGTCGGTGCTCGGCACCCTCGCCCGGTGCGGCCGGGCCACGCCCGGCGAACTGGCCCGCAAGGAGCATGTGCAGCCGCCGTCGATGACCCGCATCGTGGCGATGCTGGAGGCCAAGGGACTGGTCCGGCTCGAAGCACACCCCGACGACCGCCGCCAGAAGGTCGTCACCCAGACCGAACAGGCCGAGGCGATGCTCGAAGAGAGCCGCCGCAAGCGCAACGCCTGGCTCGCCGACCTGGCCTCCGGGCTGGACGCGGACGAGTGGGCGAAGGTGCGGGCCGCCGCGCCCGTACTGGAGAAACTCGCACAGTTGTAA
- a CDS encoding ribbon-helix-helix protein, CopG family, with amino-acid sequence MGSRVLSLRVDGELLERIRQHAAKRGMSVQDYVVRTLIRDDFDERFKTSVDETERLGCWGPAAGPS; translated from the coding sequence ATGGGATCGAGAGTGCTCAGCCTGCGCGTGGACGGGGAGCTGCTGGAGCGCATTCGGCAGCACGCCGCAAAACGCGGAATGAGCGTCCAGGACTATGTGGTCCGGACGCTCATCCGCGATGACTTCGACGAACGGTTCAAGACGTCGGTCGACGAGACCGAGCGGCTGGGCTGCTGGGGGCCGGCCGCCGGCCCGTCATGA
- a CDS encoding NCS2 family permease has protein sequence MSPSTHTPVDTLNSPGPHPPTSGLDRFFKISERGSTVGRELRGGLATFFAMAYIIVLNPIILGAGVDKFGHHLNNGQLVTATALMAGLGTILMGVMGNVPIAIAAGLGINAVVSLQLAPKMSWPDAMGMVVLAGLVLMILVASGLRQRVMDAIPNGLRRAIAIGIGLFISLVGLVDAGFVSRNPDAAHTTVPMGLGQGGQLKGWPVLVFVLGLALMFVLTVRKTKGAILIGMVTMAVVAIVINAVATIPDASWGLAVPNVPDKIVGAPDFGLIGHISLFGGFKEVGVLTGCLFVFTVLLSGFFDAMGTIIGVGEEAGLLDNETGNLPNMGRILMVDGIAVAGGGFGSASANTCFVESTAGVGEGARTGLANLVTGGLFLLALIFTPLATVVPSQAATPALLVVGFLITASNVRDIDWGDFTVGIPAFLTIVSMPFTYSITNGIGIGVLAFILLRTATGRFKEIPWLLNAVGLCFLVYFLLNPIEQVLGVR, from the coding sequence ATGTCGCCCTCGACCCACACGCCGGTCGACACCCTGAACAGCCCTGGTCCGCACCCGCCGACGAGCGGGCTGGACCGCTTTTTCAAGATCTCCGAGCGGGGGTCGACCGTCGGCCGCGAACTCCGCGGCGGCCTGGCCACGTTCTTCGCGATGGCCTACATCATCGTGCTGAACCCGATCATCCTCGGCGCCGGCGTCGACAAGTTCGGGCACCACCTCAACAACGGACAGCTGGTCACCGCCACCGCCCTGATGGCGGGCCTCGGCACGATCCTGATGGGCGTGATGGGCAACGTCCCGATCGCCATCGCCGCCGGCCTCGGCATCAACGCCGTCGTCTCGCTCCAGCTCGCGCCCAAGATGAGCTGGCCGGACGCGATGGGCATGGTGGTGCTCGCCGGTCTGGTGCTGATGATCCTGGTCGCCTCGGGGCTTCGGCAGCGGGTGATGGACGCGATCCCCAACGGGCTGCGGCGGGCCATCGCGATCGGTATCGGCCTGTTCATCTCGCTGGTCGGGCTGGTCGACGCGGGCTTCGTGTCCCGCAATCCGGACGCCGCGCACACCACCGTCCCGATGGGCCTGGGCCAGGGCGGTCAGCTCAAGGGCTGGCCGGTGCTGGTGTTCGTCCTCGGCCTGGCGCTGATGTTCGTGCTGACCGTGCGCAAGACCAAGGGCGCGATCCTGATCGGGATGGTCACCATGGCCGTCGTCGCGATCGTCATCAACGCGGTGGCCACGATTCCGGACGCGTCCTGGGGGCTGGCCGTCCCGAACGTCCCGGACAAGATCGTCGGCGCGCCCGACTTCGGACTGATCGGCCACATCAGCCTCTTCGGCGGCTTCAAGGAAGTCGGCGTGCTGACCGGCTGCCTCTTCGTCTTCACCGTGCTGCTGTCCGGCTTCTTCGATGCGATGGGCACCATCATCGGCGTCGGCGAGGAGGCCGGGCTGCTGGACAACGAGACCGGCAACCTGCCGAACATGGGCCGCATCCTGATGGTGGACGGCATCGCGGTCGCGGGCGGCGGCTTCGGCTCCGCCTCTGCGAACACCTGCTTCGTGGAGTCCACCGCCGGTGTCGGCGAGGGTGCCCGCACGGGCCTGGCGAACCTGGTGACCGGCGGGCTGTTCCTGCTCGCGCTGATCTTCACGCCGCTGGCGACCGTCGTGCCCTCCCAGGCCGCGACGCCCGCGCTGCTGGTCGTCGGCTTCCTGATCACGGCCTCGAACGTCAGGGACATCGACTGGGGCGACTTCACCGTCGGCATCCCGGCGTTCCTGACGATCGTCTCGATGCCGTTCACCTACAGCATCACCAACGGCATCGGCATCGGCGTACTGGCCTTCATCCTGCTGCGGACGGCGACCGGCCGCTTCAAGGAGATCCCGTGGCTGCTGAACGCGGTCGGGCTCTGCTTCCTGGTCTACTTCCTGCTCAACCCGATCGAGCAGGTGCTGGGCGTCAGGTGA
- a CDS encoding DUF2530 domain-containing protein has product MWKKSELREAPAPLEGPVVGTITGGTVVWFVLFLGQLPFYSWYADHGHTWFLWTCLAGGGLGLLGVWYVRKRDAAIKRAAAAAAPTAG; this is encoded by the coding sequence ATGTGGAAGAAGTCCGAACTCCGCGAGGCCCCGGCACCCCTCGAAGGTCCCGTCGTCGGCACGATCACCGGCGGCACCGTCGTCTGGTTCGTGCTCTTCCTCGGCCAGTTGCCCTTCTACAGCTGGTACGCCGACCACGGCCACACCTGGTTCCTGTGGACCTGCCTGGCCGGCGGCGGGCTCGGCCTGCTGGGCGTCTGGTACGTCCGCAAGCGGGACGCGGCGATCAAGCGCGCCGCGGCGGCGGCAGCACCGACCGCCGGCTGA
- a CDS encoding HAD-IC family P-type ATPase, protein MTDRAKTEVEEPERGGPAGGSGGVPAPRGLSAAEVAERVARGEVNDVPVRSSRSTADIVRSNVFTRFNAIIGVLFAIILVIGPLQDGLFGFVIVANTGIGIIQELRAKKTLDSLALIGEARPTVRRDGVAAEIPTSEVVLDDVIELGPGDKVIVDGEVLESDSLEIDESLLTGEADPVVKKPGEPVMSGSFVVAGGGAFTATKVGREAYAAQLAEEASRFTLVHSELRTGISQILKYVTWMMVPTALGLILSHLLTLGLPGDEAVRRMVAGIVPMIPEGLVLLTSVAFAIGVIRLGRQQCLVQELPAIEGLARVDVVCLDKTGTLTEGGMDVSELRPLDGRDPVDIQQVLGAFGASEPRPNASLQAIIDAYPPLDSWRCTGTLPFSSARKYSGAAFDEPGGARSAWLLGAPDVLLPEGDRLLPEIDGLNAQGLRVLLLARANRPLDHPDVARDVDPAALVVLEQRLRPDAPDTLRYFAEQGVHAKVISGDNAVSVGAVAAKLGLPGAGSPVDARKLPHDDPDAMATAVEEGAVFGRVTPQQKRDMVAVLQSRGHNVAMTGDGVNDVLALKDADIGVSMGSGSEATRAVAQIVLLDNSFATLPSVVAEGRRVIGNITRVATLFLTKTVYSVLLAILVACAQIPYPFLPRHLTLLSTLTIGVPAFFLALAPNKERARPHFVRRVMRYAVPSGLIAGIAAFGTYLLARVHYTGPDALPAQTSAATLTLFLTALWVLAIIARPYTWWRIALVLTMGLGFLIVLVTPWLQRFFELRLIGTTMPWAAVAIAAVAAVLLEAVWRWVGRRFPA, encoded by the coding sequence ATGACAGACCGGGCGAAGACCGAAGTCGAGGAACCCGAGCGCGGCGGACCCGCCGGCGGCAGCGGCGGGGTGCCGGCCCCCCGCGGGCTGAGCGCCGCGGAGGTCGCCGAGCGGGTGGCCAGGGGCGAGGTCAACGACGTTCCCGTCCGCTCCTCCCGCTCGACCGCGGACATCGTCCGCTCCAACGTCTTCACGCGGTTCAACGCCATCATCGGCGTGCTCTTCGCGATCATCCTGGTCATCGGCCCGCTCCAGGACGGCCTGTTCGGCTTCGTCATCGTCGCCAACACCGGCATCGGCATCATCCAGGAGCTGCGCGCCAAGAAGACCCTGGACAGCCTGGCGCTGATCGGCGAGGCCCGGCCGACGGTGCGCCGCGACGGGGTCGCCGCCGAGATCCCCACCTCCGAGGTCGTCCTCGACGACGTCATCGAACTCGGCCCCGGCGACAAGGTCATCGTCGACGGCGAGGTGCTGGAGAGCGACAGCCTGGAGATCGACGAGTCACTGCTGACCGGCGAGGCGGACCCGGTGGTCAAGAAGCCGGGCGAGCCGGTGATGTCCGGCAGCTTCGTCGTCGCGGGCGGCGGCGCGTTCACCGCGACCAAGGTCGGCCGGGAGGCGTACGCGGCCCAGCTCGCCGAGGAGGCCAGCCGGTTCACGCTGGTCCACTCCGAGCTGCGGACCGGCATCAGCCAGATCCTCAAGTACGTGACCTGGATGATGGTCCCGACCGCGCTCGGCCTCATCCTCAGCCATCTGCTCACCCTGGGACTGCCCGGCGACGAGGCGGTCCGCCGGATGGTCGCCGGGATCGTGCCGATGATTCCCGAGGGACTGGTGCTGCTGACCTCCGTCGCGTTCGCGATCGGCGTCATCCGGCTCGGCCGTCAGCAGTGCCTGGTCCAGGAACTGCCGGCCATCGAGGGGCTGGCGCGGGTCGACGTCGTCTGCCTGGACAAGACCGGCACGCTGACCGAGGGCGGGATGGACGTCAGCGAGCTGCGCCCGCTGGACGGCCGCGACCCCGTCGACATCCAGCAGGTGCTGGGCGCGTTCGGCGCCTCCGAACCCCGCCCCAACGCCTCCCTCCAGGCCATCATCGACGCCTACCCGCCCCTGGACTCCTGGCGCTGCACCGGCACGCTCCCGTTCTCCTCCGCCCGGAAGTACAGCGGCGCGGCCTTCGACGAACCCGGCGGCGCGCGGTCGGCCTGGCTGCTCGGCGCCCCCGACGTCCTCCTTCCCGAAGGCGACCGGCTGCTGCCCGAGATCGACGGCCTCAACGCCCAGGGGCTGCGGGTCCTCCTGCTGGCCCGCGCGAACCGGCCGCTGGACCACCCCGACGTCGCCCGCGACGTGGACCCCGCCGCGCTGGTCGTCCTGGAACAGCGGCTGCGCCCGGACGCCCCCGACACCCTCCGCTACTTCGCGGAGCAGGGCGTCCACGCCAAGGTCATCTCCGGTGACAACGCGGTCTCGGTGGGCGCGGTGGCCGCGAAACTGGGCCTGCCCGGCGCCGGTTCGCCGGTGGACGCCCGCAAGCTCCCCCACGACGACCCGGACGCGATGGCCACGGCCGTGGAGGAGGGCGCGGTCTTCGGCCGGGTCACCCCTCAGCAGAAGCGGGACATGGTCGCCGTCCTCCAGTCGCGCGGCCACAACGTCGCGATGACCGGCGACGGCGTCAACGACGTCCTCGCCCTCAAGGACGCGGACATCGGCGTCTCCATGGGCTCCGGCTCCGAGGCGACCCGTGCGGTGGCCCAGATCGTGCTGCTCGACAACAGCTTCGCCACGCTCCCCTCGGTCGTCGCCGAGGGCCGCCGCGTCATCGGCAACATCACCCGCGTGGCGACCCTCTTCCTGACCAAGACCGTCTACTCGGTGCTGCTCGCCATCCTGGTCGCCTGCGCGCAGATCCCGTACCCGTTCCTGCCGCGCCACCTCACCCTGCTGTCCACCCTGACCATCGGCGTCCCCGCCTTCTTCCTCGCCCTGGCGCCCAACAAGGAGCGCGCCCGCCCGCACTTCGTCCGCCGGGTGATGCGCTACGCCGTCCCGTCCGGCCTCATCGCCGGTATCGCGGCCTTCGGCACATACCTGCTGGCCCGCGTCCACTACACCGGGCCGGACGCCCTCCCCGCGCAGACCAGCGCCGCCACCCTGACGCTCTTCCTCACCGCCCTCTGGGTCCTGGCGATCATCGCCCGCCCGTACACCTGGTGGCGCATCGCCCTGGTCCTCACCATGGGACTGGGCTTCCTGATCGTCCTGGTGACGCCCTGGCTCCAGCGCTTCTTCGAACTGCGGCTGATCGGCACGACGATGCCGTGGGCGGCGGTGGCGATCGCGGCGGTGGCGGCGGTGCTGCTGGAGGCGGTGTGGCGGTGGGTGGGTCGGCGGTTCCCGGCGTAG